A window of Cohnella herbarum contains these coding sequences:
- the ftsA gene encoding cell division protein FtsA, giving the protein MSNNDLIVSLDIGTSKIRVIIGEISNGAINIIGVGSADSDGIRKGAIVDIDQTVQSIRNAVDHAERMVGIGISEVYVGISGNHIALQSNHGVVAVSNEDREIGEEDIERVLQAAKVVALPPEREIIGLVPKQFLVDGLADIQDPRGMIGVRLEVECTIITGTKAAVHNLMRCVEKAGLRISGLILMSLASGMMALTKDEKQMGTVLADIGAGSTTLAIFEGGSLAAVSTLPIGGDYVTSDICYGLKTQTEHAEKIKLKYGCARTEDAAEDQKFKVMRVGSNMEKEFSQFDLSNIIEPRMQEIFQMIRQEVKRLGYHDKINGYVLTGGSVSLPSVLPLAQIELESNVRIAVPDYIGVRDPSFSSGVGMIQYVTKYVRTRGAVGTKRAPKAKAAGGSTNTASKPGIVEWFKNMFKEFI; this is encoded by the coding sequence TTGAGTAACAACGACCTCATCGTCAGCCTGGATATTGGAACTTCGAAAATCCGGGTGATTATCGGGGAGATCAGCAACGGGGCCATTAACATCATTGGCGTTGGATCTGCAGATTCCGATGGAATCCGCAAAGGCGCCATTGTAGATATTGACCAAACCGTGCAGTCCATCCGCAATGCCGTCGATCATGCAGAACGCATGGTCGGTATCGGAATTAGCGAGGTTTACGTCGGGATCTCCGGCAATCATATTGCTTTGCAGAGTAATCACGGAGTCGTCGCCGTTTCCAACGAAGATAGGGAAATCGGAGAAGAAGATATCGAACGTGTTTTGCAAGCGGCCAAAGTGGTTGCCTTACCGCCTGAACGGGAAATCATTGGACTTGTTCCCAAGCAATTTTTAGTTGACGGGCTGGCGGATATTCAAGATCCGCGCGGCATGATTGGCGTTCGTCTTGAAGTTGAATGTACGATTATCACAGGAACCAAAGCAGCGGTACATAACCTGATGAGATGTGTTGAGAAGGCAGGTCTGCGTATTTCGGGCCTTATCTTGATGTCACTCGCGTCAGGTATGATGGCTTTAACCAAAGACGAGAAGCAAATGGGTACCGTTCTAGCCGATATAGGCGCAGGCTCGACAACGCTTGCCATATTCGAAGGCGGAAGTCTGGCAGCCGTTTCAACGCTTCCGATCGGCGGAGACTATGTGACGAGCGATATTTGTTACGGCCTCAAAACTCAAACGGAACACGCGGAGAAAATCAAGCTCAAGTACGGGTGTGCCCGTACGGAGGATGCGGCAGAGGATCAGAAGTTCAAAGTGATGAGGGTCGGAAGCAACATGGAGAAGGAATTCTCCCAGTTCGATCTTTCCAACATCATTGAGCCTCGCATGCAAGAGATTTTCCAAATGATCCGTCAAGAAGTCAAACGGCTTGGTTACCACGACAAAATTAATGGATACGTACTGACGGGAGGATCCGTCTCTTTACCTAGCGTTCTACCATTGGCGCAAATAGAGTTGGAATCCAATGTAAGAATCGCTGTTCCGGATTACATCGGTGTGAGAGATCCGTCTTTCAGCAGCGGTGTCGGCATGATTCAGTATGTAACCAAATACGTTCGAACGCGCGGCGCAGTCGGAACCAAACGCGCACCGAAAGCGAAAGCGGCCGGCGGCAGCACGAATACGGCGTCAAAGCCTGGCATTGTTGAATGGTTCAAAAACATGTTCAAGGAATTTATTTAA
- a CDS encoding cell division protein FtsQ/DivIB, translating to MAERIPALKREEKIPRTRRGKRLLRLLIALIVIVLIVLFFRSPLAEISEIQIAGTEYLTKEEVLQQLDVTPGDSFFVPSIGQIKERLKGLKPIEKVTIIKNFPGVLRVEVKEFPQVAVKLSADNKVLAVLSNGLTLPIPEGRVLDKPILSGWKPEDANLIALCRVLNELPGYLLADLSEIHPDPSVSYPNRIKMFTRSRFEVLTTVEKLKDKIPYLGDIVQNREPGRIIMLEADTYLPYSAENVTDAPGGADKVKEKDSTQ from the coding sequence GTGGCTGAAAGGATTCCCGCGTTAAAGCGCGAGGAGAAGATTCCACGCACTCGACGCGGGAAAAGATTGTTGAGACTTTTAATCGCACTGATTGTAATCGTGCTTATCGTGTTGTTTTTCCGGTCCCCTCTAGCCGAAATCTCGGAAATCCAAATCGCGGGCACCGAATACTTAACCAAAGAAGAAGTTTTGCAACAGCTCGACGTAACCCCCGGAGATTCTTTTTTCGTTCCGAGCATCGGCCAAATTAAGGAAAGGCTGAAAGGGCTCAAACCGATAGAGAAAGTGACGATTATTAAAAACTTCCCGGGAGTGCTGCGCGTCGAGGTCAAGGAGTTCCCGCAAGTCGCGGTGAAGCTTTCCGCGGACAATAAAGTGCTCGCCGTACTTTCCAATGGGTTGACGTTACCGATCCCGGAAGGTAGAGTGCTAGATAAACCGATTCTATCGGGATGGAAACCAGAAGATGCAAACTTGATTGCGCTGTGCCGAGTATTGAATGAATTGCCCGGATATTTACTTGCCGATTTATCGGAGATTCATCCGGATCCGTCCGTTTCTTATCCGAACCGGATCAAAATGTTTACCCGCTCCCGATTTGAAGTCCTTACGACAGTGGAGAAGCTGAAGGATAAAATACCTTACCTTGGCGATATCGTGCAAAATCGGGAGCCGGGAAGGATTATTATGTTGGAAGCGGACACTTATTTGCCCTATTCGGCGGAAAATGTTACAGATGCGCCTGGAGGAGCCGATAAAGTTAAGGAAAAGGACTCTACTCAATAA